In Streptomyces sp. P9-A4, the genomic window AGGTCGCCGCCCCCGGCGACGAGTCGATACTGCGCGAGGCACTCCTCGTCTACGCACGGGAGATCGCCTTCGCGACCGCCCAGGTGTACGCGCAGGCCGCCGAGGCCCGGGGCGCCTGGGACGCGCGGCTGGAATCCCTCGTGGTGAACGCGGTCCTCTCCGGCGAGGCCGACGAGGGTGCCGTCTCCCGCGCGGCGGCCCTCGGCTGGAACTCCCCCGACCATGTGTGCGTGATCCTCGGCACCGCCCCCGACGGCGACAGCGAGCTGACGGTCGAGGCCATCCGCCGGGCCGCCCGGCACGCCAAGCTCCAGGTGCTCACCGGAGTCCTCGGCAACCGTCTGGTCGTCATCGCGGGCGGCAACGACAATCCGCTGGCCGTGGCCAAGGCGCTGATCGGCCCGTACGCGGCGGGTCCCGTCGTGGCCGGCCCGGTCGTCCCCGACCTGCTCGCGGCGACCCGCTCCGCACAGGCGGCGGCCGCCGGCCTCAAGGCGTGCTCGGCGTGGCAGGACGCCCCTCGCCCGGTTCTCGCGGACGATCTCCTGCCGGAGCGCGCCATCGCCTCCGACCCTTCGGCGCGCGAGCAGCTGGTGGAGGAGATCTACAGACCGCTGGAGGAAGCGGGCTCGGCGCTGCTCGAAACTCTCAGTGTGTACCTGGAGCAGGCCAGCAGCCTGGAAGGCGCGGCGCGGATGCTCTTTGTCCACCCCAACACCGTGCGCTACCGGCTCCGACGTGTGACCGACGTCACCGGCTGGTCACCCTCCGACGTTCGCTCCGCGTTCACTCTGCGGATCGCGCTCATCCTGGGACGCTTGGCCGACGGAGATCCGCAGTCCTAGACTTTTGTCGAACACCAACAATTCCCCCGACGGTTCTTCGTCCCTGTCCCCACGGGCGCCAGGAGCCGTCCCCAAGAGAGAGTGTGAGGGTGCTCGTACTCGTCGCTCCCGGCCAAGGCGCCCAGACGCCCGGCTTCCTGACCCCCTGGCTCGAACTCCCCGGCGCCGCCGACCGCATCGCGGCCTGGTCGGACGCCATCGGGCTCGATCTCGCCCACTACGGCACGAAGGCCGATGCGGACGAGATCCGTGACACCGCCGTGGCACAGCCGCTCCTCGTCGCCGCCGGCCTGCTGTCCGCCGCCGCGCTCGGCGAGGTGAAGCCCGGCGTCGTCGCCGGTCACAGCGTCGGCGAGTTCACCGCCGCCGCGTTCGCGGGCGTCCTCGACGACGCCGCGGCGCTGCGTCTCGTGCGGACCCGTGGGCTCGCGATGGCCGAGGCCGCCGCGATCACCGAGACCGGCATGTCGGCGCTGCTCGGGGGCGACCCCGAGGTGACCGTCCCGCACCTGGAGAAGCTCGGCCTGACCGCCGCCAACGTGAACGGCGCGGGCCAGATCGTGGCCGCCGGCACCATGGAGCAGCTGGCCGCCCTGGACGCCGACAAGCCCGAGGGTGTCCGCCGGGTCGTCGCGCTCAAGGTCGCCGGTGCCTTCCACACGCACCACATGGCCCCGGCCGTGGCGAAGCTGGAGGAGGCGGCGAAGGAGCTCTCCCCGGCCGCCCCGGCCACCCGCTACGTGTCGAACAAGGACGGGCAGGTCGTCACCGACGGCGCCGAGGTCGTGGCCCGCCTGGTCGGCCAGGTCGCGAACCCGGTCCGCTGGGACCTGTGCATGGAGACCTTCCAGGCGCTCGGCGCGACCGCGCTGATCGAGGTGTGCCCCGGCGGCACCCTGACCGGCATCGCCAAGCGCGCCCTGCCCGGAGTGGCCACCGTCGCGCTGAAGACTCCCGACGACCTGGACGCGGCCCGTACGCTCATCGCTGAGCACACGGCCGTCTGACAAGGAGTGTCGAGAAGCATGTCGAAGATCAAGCCCAGCAAGGGCGCCCCGTACGCGCGGATCCTCGGTGTCGGCGGCTACCGCCCCACCCGGGTCGTGCCGAACGAGGTGATCCTCGAGACGATCGACTCGTCCGACGAGTGGATCCGCTCGCGCTCCGGTATCGCCACCCGCCACTGGGCCTCGCCCGAGGAGACCGTCGCCGCCATGTCGGTGGAGGCCTCGGGCAAGGCCATCGCGGACGCCGGGATCAACCCGGAGCAGATCGGTGCGGTGATCGTCTCCACGGTCTCGCACTTCAAGCAGACCCCGGCCGTCGCCACCGAGATCGCCGACAGGATCGGCGCCGGGAAGCCGGCCGCGTTCGACATCTCCGCCGGCTGCGCGGGCTTCGGCTACGGCCTGACGCTCGCCAAGGGCATGATCGTCGAGGGTTCCGCCGAGTACGTCCTCGTCATCGGCGTGGAGCGGCTCAGCGACCTGACGGATCTGGAGGACCGCGCGACGGCCTTCCTGTTCGGCGACGGCGCCGGCGCCGTGGTCGTCGGCCCCTCCGACGAGCCGCACATCGGCCCCACCGTGTGGGGTTCCGAGGGCGACAAGTCCGAGACGATCAAGCAGACCGTCCCGTGGAACGAGTTCCACGTCGGCGACGTCTCGAAGCTGCCGCTCAACGAGGCCGGCGAGATCAAGTTCCCCGCCATCACGCAGGAGGGCCAGGCGGTCTTCCGCTGGGCCGTCTTCGAGATGGCGAAGGTCGCCCAGCAGGCGCTGGACGCCGCCGGCATCTCGGCGGACGACCTGGACGTCTTCATCCCGCACCAGGCGAACATGCGGATCATCGACTCGATGGTGAAGACGCTGAAGCTGCCGGAGCACGTGACGGTGGCCCGCGACGTCGAGACCACCGGCAACACGTCGGCGGCCTCGATTCCGCTCGCCATGGAACGACTCCTGGCGACCGGCAAGGCGAAGAGCGGCGACACGGCGCTCATCATCGGCTTCGGGGCGGGTCTCGTCTTCGCCGCGACGGTCGTTACCCTCCCCTAGGCACTCCGGTTCTTCCGGAAGCCCGTACCCAAGCAATCACAAGAAGGAGCGCCACCATGGCCGCCACCCAGGACCAGATCGTCGAAGGCCTCGCCGAGATCGTCAACGAGATCGCCGGCATCCCGGTCGAGGACGTCGAGCTGGGCAAGTCGTTCACCGACGACCTGGACGTCGACTCGCTCTCCATGGTCGAGGTCGTCGTCGCCGCCGAAGAGCGCTTCGACGTCAAGATCCCGGACGAGGACGTCAAGAACCTCAAGACGGTCGGCGACGCTGCCGACTACATCCTGAAGCACCAGGCCTGATTCGGCCCTCGCTGACTCGGTCCGCCACCCGGCGGTGGCGCCGTATTCCGACCATCACACACATGGAGAACGAATTCCTGTGAGCTCGACCAATCGCACCGTGGTCGTCACCGGTATCGGCGCAACCACACCGCTGGGTGGCGACGTGTCGTCGACCTGGGAAGGTCTCTTGGCCGGACGCTCCGGCGTCAGGCCCCTGGAGGGCGAGCGCTTCGCCGAACTGCCCGTCCAGATCGCCGCGACGGCCGCCGTCGACCCCGGTGACGTCCTGCCCCGCCCGCTCGCCCGCAAGCTGGACCGCTCGGCGCAGTTCGCGCTGATCGCGGCCCGCGAGGCCTGGGCCGACGCGGGCTACACCGCCCCCGCCGGCGAGGACGAGAAGATCGCGCCCGAGCGGCTCGGCTCCGTCATCGCCTCCGGCATCGGCGGTGTCACCACACTGCTCGACCAGTACGACGTGCTCAAGGAGAAGGGCGTCCGCCGCGTCTCCCCGCACACCGTGCCGATGCTGATGCCGAACAGCCCCTCCGCGAACGTGGGCCTGGAGGTGAACGCCCGCGCGGGCGTCCACACCCCCGTCTCCGCGTGCGCGTCCGGCGCCGAGGCCATCGGCTACGCCGTCGAGATGATCCGTACCGGCCGTGCCGACGTGGTCGTCGCCGGCGGTACCGAGGCCGCGATCCACCCGCTGCCGATCGCCGCGTTCGCCAACATGATGGCGATGTCCAAGAGCAACGACGAGCCGACGAAGGCCTCCCGTCCGTACGACACGGGCCGTGACGGCTTCGTGCTCGGCGAGGGCGCGGGCGTCGTGATCCTGGAGTCCGAGGAGCACGCGAAGGCGCGCGGCGCGCGCGTCTACTGCGAGGTCCTCGGCCAGGGCCTGTCGGCCGACAGCCACCACATCGCGCAGCCCGAGCCGACCGGCCGGGGCATCGCCGCCGCGATGCAGAACCTGCTGGACGCGACGGACCTCAAGCCGTCCGAGGTCGTCCACCTCAACGCGCACGCCACGTCGACGCCGCAGGGCGACGTCGCCGAGATCAAGGCGCTGCGGAAGGTCCTGGGCGACGACCTGGACCACGTCGCGATCTCCGCGACGAAGTCGATGACCGGTCACCTCCTCGGCGGCGCGGGCGGCATCGAGACCGTCGCGACGGTCCTGGCGCTCCACCACCGGCTGGCCCCGCCGACGATCAACATCGACGACCTGGACCCGGACGTCGACGCGGACATCGTCCGCGACGAGCCCCGCGAACTCCCGCAGGGCACGATCGCCGCGATCAACAACTCGTTCGGCTTCGGCGGCCACAACGTGGTGCTGGCGTTCCGTACGGTCTGAACCATGACGTGACGTTCCGTCACATGCGCGGAGGCCCACCCCCGGCCGGGGGTGGGCCTCCGCCTTTCTTGTCCTATAAGTTGATCAATAAGCGTGTCGCACCTTTTGACTCGAATGGGCGTGTGATGCTGACCCCCGTACCGCCACTCGGCCCGCTCCCGGTGGCGGAATCGGCGGTCGGCGGTAGGCGCCGGCCGGGAACTCGGCCGCGAGAGGCGTCACCCATGATCCGTCGTCACCACAGAGGTGGGCGCCCCAAGCGAACCCTGCGAGCCGCGGTCGGCGCCCTCGCGGCGGCCACCCTGGCCGTGGGCGCGGCACCCGTGGCGGGCGCCGCCCAGAACGCCCCGCGCGGCGCGGGGAGCGAGCGGCCGATCGGTCCGGACCCGGTGGTCACGCTGCTCGCCCACGGCAACCTGACGATGGCCTCCAACTCGGTCCTGACCTGCGACCCGAGCGACGGCAGCGTCTGCTCCGACACCGAGGGCACGAACAACGGCCGGACCATGTACGTGAAGTCCGACCCCGGCGCCCCCGGGCCCAACGCCTCCTCCGCCCAGCTCCGGCTGCCGGCGGGCGCCACCGTGCTGTCCGCGCGCCTCTACTGGCAGTTCAACCCCACCGGGACGAGCACCAACGGCACCTCCGGCGACCTCGCCAAGGGTGACACCGTGTCCTGGAAGGTCCCCGGGGCGAGCGGCTACACACAGGTCACCGCGGACACCTACGACTACTTCGACCAGAAGGTCGGCGGGACCCCGCCGGAGCCGCTGATGGCCGCGGGCGCCGTCAAGGACGTCACGGCCGAGGTCAAGGCGGCGGGAGCGGGTTCGTACACCGTCGCCGACATCCAGGCGTGCAGCGGACGCTCCTCCGCCCAGAACCACGGCGGGAACAACGTGGGCTGCTGGGGCGGCTGGTCCCTGGTCGTCGCCTACGAGGCCCCCACCGAGCCCCTGCGCTACCTCCAGGTCTGGGACGGCTACCAGCTGCTGCGCGACCCCAACCCCGCCACCACCCTCACCCTGGCGGGCATCCGCACCCCGGACGGCGGCCCGGCGGCTGCCACGATGGGTGTCACCGTCGGGGACGGCGACACCCCGATCTCCGGCGACCAGGCCCTGGTGGGGTCCACCGTGGCCAACCTCACCGAACTGCCCATGCCCGGCCCGAACGGCGTCACCACCGACAACGCCTTCACCGGGCGCATCGACCACGTCGCCGCCGACGGCACTGATGCCAACATCACCACCCGCGACCCGAACCCCGTCAGCAACTACGGCTACGACGCCCGCATCATCGACGTGACCGGCAAGATCCCCGCGGGCAGCACCCAGGCCCTGCTCCGGATCAACGGCGCGGGCGACGCGCTGGAGCCCCAGGCCGTCTGGCTGGCCCTGGAGGCCCGTGAGCCGGACCTCCAGCTCACCAAGGCCAACGACCCGCCCGGCACCACCAGCGACACCCCGCCCGGCCTGGTCGACGCCGGCGCCACCATCACCTACACCTTCACCCTGACCAACAAGCACGCCGGCGGCGGCACCGACGCCCTGGACACGGCCACGGACGTCACGCTCACGGACGAGCTGCCCGTCGGCACCGAGTACGTCGCCGGCTCGAACCCGGACTGCACCGCGAAGGCGTCCACCGTCACCTGCGCCACCACCGACCTCGCGCCCGGCGCGTCCCGTACCGTCTCGTTCCGGGCGAAGGTCGCGGCCGGCACCGCCGCGGGCACGAAGCTGGACGACACCGCCTCGGTCGCCTTCAAGGGCAAGCAGACGGGCCGCACCCAGGAACGCCACAGCAACACCGTGCGCAACACGGTGGCCGCCAAGGCCGGCTACCACGTCAAGAAGACCTCGGACAGCGCCACCGCCGCCCCCGGCGACAAGGTCGCCTACGAGGTCGAGATCGCCAACACCGGGAACACACCGCTGCAGGCGCTGACCGTCACCGACGACCTCGGCGAGGTGCTCGACGACGCGACGTACAACGACGACGCCACCGCCACGAGCGGCACCCCGCACTACACCGCCCCGAAGCTGAGCTGGACCGGCGACCTGGCCGTCGGCGAGAGCGCGAAGCTGGCCTACTCCGTCACGGTCGACGAGCCGGCCCACGGGGACCGGAAGCTGACGAACACCGTGGTGGGCGACAAGCCCGGCGGCAACTGCCCGGCCGGCGGCAGCGACCCGGACTGCACCACCACGACCGAGGTCGACGTTCCCCCCACGCCCACGCCCGAGCCCAGCTCGCCCACCGCCCCGACCCCGGACCCGACCCCGACGCCCGACCCGTCGCAGAGCGGCCACCCGGGGGGCGGCGGTCAGCTCCCCGAGACCGGGTCGATCGCCGGACCGGCCGCCGCGGCCGCCGCGCTCACCGTGGCCGCCGGAGCGGGCCTCGCCTTCGCCGCCCGGCGCCGGAACCGGGGCCGCCACCTCTGACCCGCTCCCACACGGACCGACGGCCCCGCCCACCTGGGCGGGGCCGTCGGTCGCGAGCCCGGCACGATCCGAGGACAGGTCCTAGACCACCTGGTGCAGCCAGCGCACCGGAGCCCCCTCGCCCGCGTAGCGGAAGGGCTCCAGCTCGTCGTCCCAGGGTTTGCCGAGGAGCCGGGCGATCTCCGCTTCGAGCACCGTCTCGCCCTGGGCCGCGCGGGCCAGGGCGGCGCGCAGGCGGTCCTCCGGGACGAGGATGTCGCCGTGGATGCCGGTGACGGCGTGGAAGATGCCCAGCGCGGGGGTGGCGCTGTAGCGCTCGCCCTCGGCGGTGGGGCTGGGCTCCGCGGTGACCTCGAAGCGGAGCATCTGCCAGCCGCGCAGGGCGGAGGCCAGCTCGGAGGCGGTGCCGGTGCGGCCCTGCCACGAGAACTCCGCTCTCCAGGTGCCGGGGGACGCCGGCTGGCGGATCCAGTCGAGCTGGACCCTCGCACCGAGGACACCCGCGACCGCCCATTCGACGTGCGGGCACAGCGCGCGCGGTGCGGAGTGTACGTACAGGACTCCACGTGTCGTCACCGGGACCTCCAGTGTGGGACGAGATTCGCCTTTCCCAGCGGCCTCAGTAAACAGCATCAGGAGCAGAACATGGCAAACCCGCAAAAAGGGGACAGCATGTGACGTGATGTAATTTACCGGAGCCGTTCGGCAAAGGTGCCTCTGGTTCGACGGGGGAAAAGCTACCGTGCCGCACCGTCATCGGTGTGACGTACGGTCGGTCAGGGGGCGGGTGAACACGAAGCTTTCACCCGCCAGGACGCCGAAGGAGGGGCCGGGGATGCGCGGCCGACGCCGATTCCGTACCGCTGCCGTCTCCGCGACGGCGGCGCTGCTGTGCGCGGGGGCGCTGTCCGGCTGCACCTCCGGGGAACCGTCGGCGACCCCTGCCGCCACCGGAGCGGCCCCGAAGCCGAAGCCCACCCCGCCGCCGGAGCCCCTCTGGGACGTCTCCCCCGCCTCCGTCGCCGCCGTCGGGGACTCGGTCACCCGCGCCTTCGACGCCTGTTCGGTCCTGTCGGACTGCCCCGAGGTCTCCTGGGCGACGGGCACGGACACCGCCGTGAACAGTCTCGCCCTGCGCCTCCTCGGCCCGGCGAAGGTGGCCACCCACAGCTGGAACCTGGCGCGGACGGGCGCCCGGATGGCGGAGCTTCCCGAGCAGATGGCGGGGGCGGCGGCCGAACGGCCCGCGCTGGTCACGGTGATGATGGGCGCCAACGACGCCTGCCGGGCGACCCCGGAGCTGATGACGCCGGTCGCAGATTTCCGGTCGTCCTTCGAGACAGCGATGGCCCGGCTCCGGAAGGGCGCGCCGAAGGCGCAGGTGTACGTGGCGAGCGTGCCGGACCTGATGCATCTGTGGTCGACCGGGCGGGTGAGCCCGATGGGCCGGGAGGTGTGGAAGCTGGGGATCTGCGGCGCGATGCTGGCGGACCCCGAGGACCTGGGTCCGGCGGCGGAGCGGCGGCGCGCGGAGGTACGGGACCGGGTGGTGGCGTACAACCGGGTGCTCTCGGAGGTGTGCGCGAAGGACGAGCGCTGCCGGTACGACGGCGGCGCGGTCTTCGGATTCCCGTTCGACGGAGGGCAGTTGAGCCCCTGGGACTGGTTCCATCCGAGCCGGGACGGGCAGGCGCGGCTCGCGGAGCTGGCGTACCGGCGGATCACGAAGGAGTGAGGGACCCCGGGGCGGTTGTCAGGTTCCGCCCCGGGGCCGTTCTCGGGGACCCGCAGGGGGTTTCCTCGGGGGACCCGCAGGGGGTCCCCAGGAGTGACCCCCCGGGGGTCAGACCTCCAGTGTCGCGCTCAGCCGGGCATCCGTCAGGGAGTGTGCGGCCAGGACCTCGTATCCGCCGTGGACGAGGGTCCAGTCGTTCTTGTCCTCGTCCCAGATCTCGAAGGCGCGGCGGGGCAGCGCGATCTCGGCCTCGACGGTCTCGCCGGGGCCGGCCTCGACGCTCGCGAAGGCGGCGAGCCAGCGGGCCGGGCGCTCGACGGAGTCGTCGACGGGCGCCAGGTAGAGCTGGACGATCTCGCGGCCGGTGCGGTCGCCGGTGTTGGTGAGCCGGACGGTGGCGGTGTCGGGGCCCGCGGTGAGGGACTCGTACGACCAGGTGGTGTAGCCGAGGCCGTGGCCGAAGGGGTACGCGGGGACGGCGCCGGCCTTGTCCCAGGCGCGGTAGCCGACGAACACACCCTCGGTGTAGTCGAGTCGGCCCTCGGTGGGGGTGACCTCGGTGACGGGGACGTCGGCGAGGGCGACGGGCCAGGTGGTGGGGAGGCGCCCGCCGGGCTCCTCGGCGCCGGTGAGGACGTCGGCGAGGGCGGCGCCGCCCTCCTGGCCGGGGAACCAGCTGAGCAGGATCGCGGCCACGTCCTCGCGCCAGGGCATCTCGACCGGGGAGCCGGAGTTGACGACGACGACGGTGTTCGGGTTGACGGCGGCGACGGCGCGTACGAGGTCGTCCTGGCGGCCGGGGAGGGCGAGGTCCTTGCGGTCGAAGCCCTCGGACTCGACGCGCTCGGTGGTGGCGACGACCACGACGGCGGTGGCGGCGGTGCGGGCGGCCTCGACGGCCTCGGCGATCAGTTCGTCGGGGTCACGGCGCGGACCGAGGTGGACGAAGGAGAACATGACGGCCGAGAGCGGGGCCGCGAACTCCTTCTCCAGGGTGTGGAGCAGGGAGACCTCGACGGCCTGCCCCGCGGTGAGCGCGACCTTGGCGCGCTCGACCGGGGAGCCGAAGAAGGCCTCGAAGGGGTCGGTCTCGGGGCCCATGACCTGCGCGCCGTCGAAGACGGTCTCCCCGGCGACGGTGAGGGTGAAGGCGCCGAGGCCGCGGGTGCCGAAGGCGTGCTCGCCGGACTCGCGCGGGATGAAGGTGCCGACGACCTCGATGGAGGCGAGCTCGTCGTGGGTGACGCCCTCGGGGAGGTCGTCGCCGATCCACTGGACCTGGCCGTTGGGCAGGGAGCCCTCGCCGAGGAGGCGGCCCTCGGCGTCGCGGCAGCGGGCGCGGAGGGTGAACCCCTGGTCGGCGGGGACGAGTTCCTCGCTGGGATCGGCGCCGACGCTGAAGGTGAGCGCGCCTTCGGGCAGGGCGGCCGCGAGGCCGTCGAGCGGGGAGACGACGTGCTCGGGGAAGACCTGGGCGGAGCCGCCGCCGAGGACGCGGGCGTCGCGGGCGGCGGCGCCGGAGAGGGCGACGGTGGTGCCGGCGGCCAGCGGGAGCACGCCGCCCTCGTTCCGTACGAGGACGAAGCCGCGGCGGGCGATCTCACGGGCGAGGGCGTCGCCGTCGATCGTGGCGGGGTGCTCGGTGACGGCCGGCGGGGCGCCTTCGAGGGCGCCGACGCGGGCGGCGAGCCGCAGGACGTTGCGGACGGCGGTGTCGACGGCGGACTCGGCGACCTCGCCGGCGCGGACGGCGGCGGCGAGGTTCTCGCCGTAGACGGTGTCGGGGCCGGGCATGGCGACGTCGAGGCCGCCCTCGATGTCGCCGGTGGTGGAGCGGGCGGCCATCCAGTCGGAGACGTTGTAGCCGTCGAAGCCCCACTCGCCGCGGAGGACCTCGTTGACCAGGTAGCGGTGCTCGGTCATGGTGACGCCGTTGACCTGGTTGTAGGCCGTCATGATGCCCCAGGGGTGGGCGTTCTTGACGATGGCCTCGAAGGGGGCGAGGTAGATCTCGCGGAGCGGGCGGGGGGCGATCCGGTTGTCGACGGTGAAGCGGTCGGTCTCGGCGTCGTTGGCGACGAAGTGCTTGACGGTGGTGCCGACACCGCCCTCCTGGACGCCCTGGACGTAGCCGGTGGCGACGGCGCCCGTCAGGTACGGGTCCTCGCTGTAGGCCTCGAAGTGACGGCCGCCGAGCGGGCTGCGGTGCAGGTTGACGGTGGGCGCGAGCAGCACGTGGACGCTCTTGCGGCGGGCTTCCTGGGCGAGGAGGCGGCCGGCGCGGCGGGCGAGGGCCGGGTCCCAGGTGGCGGCGAGCGCGGTCGGGGACGGCAGGGCCACGGACGGGTCGTCGGCGGTCCAGCGGACGCCGCGGACGCCGATCGGGCCGTCGGACATGACCAGGGACTTCAGCCCGATCTCCGGCAGGGCGGGCAGGGACCACATGTCCTGGCCGCCGAGCAGCCGGGTCTTGGCGTCCAGGCCGAGCTTGGCGAGTGCCGCCTCGACGATCGCTTCCCGTGCCGTGTCGGCGCTGGTCTCCGTCATGGCCGTACCTCCTCATTGACGTACCGATGACCCCGATGTGTCCATCCTGCACCCGGTACCTGTAGACCGGTAGGTGATGTTATCGGTTTGTTACTTTCCTGGAGGGGGTACGGTCCTGTCGGAAGCGATGATCGGAAGCGACGGCGGGAACGACGACGCGGAAGGGGGCCACGGCGATGGTGCGGGCCAGGAGTGAGGAACGGCGCGCGGACATCCTCCGCGCCGCCCTCGAAGTGATCGCCGAGCGCGGCTACCGGGGCGCCACCCTCGG contains:
- the fasR gene encoding fatty acid biosynthesis transcriptional regulator FasR, giving the protein MPEPTNAPHPHAATLKRLEQSSGRLAANAIARMDETLPWYRAMPPENRSWIGLVAQAGIAAFTEWFRHPETPQAISTDVFGTAPRELTRAITLRQTVEMVRTTIEVMETAIDEVAAPGDESILREALLVYAREIAFATAQVYAQAAEARGAWDARLESLVVNAVLSGEADEGAVSRAAALGWNSPDHVCVILGTAPDGDSELTVEAIRRAARHAKLQVLTGVLGNRLVVIAGGNDNPLAVAKALIGPYAAGPVVAGPVVPDLLAATRSAQAAAAGLKACSAWQDAPRPVLADDLLPERAIASDPSAREQLVEEIYRPLEEAGSALLETLSVYLEQASSLEGAARMLFVHPNTVRYRLRRVTDVTGWSPSDVRSAFTLRIALILGRLADGDPQS
- a CDS encoding ACP S-malonyltransferase; protein product: MLVLVAPGQGAQTPGFLTPWLELPGAADRIAAWSDAIGLDLAHYGTKADADEIRDTAVAQPLLVAAGLLSAAALGEVKPGVVAGHSVGEFTAAAFAGVLDDAAALRLVRTRGLAMAEAAAITETGMSALLGGDPEVTVPHLEKLGLTAANVNGAGQIVAAGTMEQLAALDADKPEGVRRVVALKVAGAFHTHHMAPAVAKLEEAAKELSPAAPATRYVSNKDGQVVTDGAEVVARLVGQVANPVRWDLCMETFQALGATALIEVCPGGTLTGIAKRALPGVATVALKTPDDLDAARTLIAEHTAV
- a CDS encoding ketoacyl-ACP synthase III, whose translation is MSKIKPSKGAPYARILGVGGYRPTRVVPNEVILETIDSSDEWIRSRSGIATRHWASPEETVAAMSVEASGKAIADAGINPEQIGAVIVSTVSHFKQTPAVATEIADRIGAGKPAAFDISAGCAGFGYGLTLAKGMIVEGSAEYVLVIGVERLSDLTDLEDRATAFLFGDGAGAVVVGPSDEPHIGPTVWGSEGDKSETIKQTVPWNEFHVGDVSKLPLNEAGEIKFPAITQEGQAVFRWAVFEMAKVAQQALDAAGISADDLDVFIPHQANMRIIDSMVKTLKLPEHVTVARDVETTGNTSAASIPLAMERLLATGKAKSGDTALIIGFGAGLVFAATVVTLP
- a CDS encoding acyl carrier protein, producing MAATQDQIVEGLAEIVNEIAGIPVEDVELGKSFTDDLDVDSLSMVEVVVAAEERFDVKIPDEDVKNLKTVGDAADYILKHQA
- the fabF gene encoding beta-ketoacyl-ACP synthase II, producing MSSTNRTVVVTGIGATTPLGGDVSSTWEGLLAGRSGVRPLEGERFAELPVQIAATAAVDPGDVLPRPLARKLDRSAQFALIAAREAWADAGYTAPAGEDEKIAPERLGSVIASGIGGVTTLLDQYDVLKEKGVRRVSPHTVPMLMPNSPSANVGLEVNARAGVHTPVSACASGAEAIGYAVEMIRTGRADVVVAGGTEAAIHPLPIAAFANMMAMSKSNDEPTKASRPYDTGRDGFVLGEGAGVVILESEEHAKARGARVYCEVLGQGLSADSHHIAQPEPTGRGIAAAMQNLLDATDLKPSEVVHLNAHATSTPQGDVAEIKALRKVLGDDLDHVAISATKSMTGHLLGGAGGIETVATVLALHHRLAPPTINIDDLDPDVDADIVRDEPRELPQGTIAAINNSFGFGGHNVVLAFRTV
- a CDS encoding DUF7927 domain-containing protein, with product MIRRHHRGGRPKRTLRAAVGALAAATLAVGAAPVAGAAQNAPRGAGSERPIGPDPVVTLLAHGNLTMASNSVLTCDPSDGSVCSDTEGTNNGRTMYVKSDPGAPGPNASSAQLRLPAGATVLSARLYWQFNPTGTSTNGTSGDLAKGDTVSWKVPGASGYTQVTADTYDYFDQKVGGTPPEPLMAAGAVKDVTAEVKAAGAGSYTVADIQACSGRSSAQNHGGNNVGCWGGWSLVVAYEAPTEPLRYLQVWDGYQLLRDPNPATTLTLAGIRTPDGGPAAATMGVTVGDGDTPISGDQALVGSTVANLTELPMPGPNGVTTDNAFTGRIDHVAADGTDANITTRDPNPVSNYGYDARIIDVTGKIPAGSTQALLRINGAGDALEPQAVWLALEAREPDLQLTKANDPPGTTSDTPPGLVDAGATITYTFTLTNKHAGGGTDALDTATDVTLTDELPVGTEYVAGSNPDCTAKASTVTCATTDLAPGASRTVSFRAKVAAGTAAGTKLDDTASVAFKGKQTGRTQERHSNTVRNTVAAKAGYHVKKTSDSATAAPGDKVAYEVEIANTGNTPLQALTVTDDLGEVLDDATYNDDATATSGTPHYTAPKLSWTGDLAVGESAKLAYSVTVDEPAHGDRKLTNTVVGDKPGGNCPAGGSDPDCTTTTEVDVPPTPTPEPSSPTAPTPDPTPTPDPSQSGHPGGGGQLPETGSIAGPAAAAAALTVAAGAGLAFAARRRNRGRHL
- a CDS encoding DUF3145 domain-containing protein, with product MTTRGVLYVHSAPRALCPHVEWAVAGVLGARVQLDWIRQPASPGTWRAEFSWQGRTGTASELASALRGWQMLRFEVTAEPSPTAEGERYSATPALGIFHAVTGIHGDILVPEDRLRAALARAAQGETVLEAEIARLLGKPWDDELEPFRYAGEGAPVRWLHQVV
- a CDS encoding SGNH/GDSL hydrolase family protein codes for the protein MRGRRRFRTAAVSATAALLCAGALSGCTSGEPSATPAATGAAPKPKPTPPPEPLWDVSPASVAAVGDSVTRAFDACSVLSDCPEVSWATGTDTAVNSLALRLLGPAKVATHSWNLARTGARMAELPEQMAGAAAERPALVTVMMGANDACRATPELMTPVADFRSSFETAMARLRKGAPKAQVYVASVPDLMHLWSTGRVSPMGREVWKLGICGAMLADPEDLGPAAERRRAEVRDRVVAYNRVLSEVCAKDERCRYDGGAVFGFPFDGGQLSPWDWFHPSRDGQARLAELAYRRITKE
- a CDS encoding glycoside hydrolase family 3 protein; the encoded protein is MTETSADTAREAIVEAALAKLGLDAKTRLLGGQDMWSLPALPEIGLKSLVMSDGPIGVRGVRWTADDPSVALPSPTALAATWDPALARRAGRLLAQEARRKSVHVLLAPTVNLHRSPLGGRHFEAYSEDPYLTGAVATGYVQGVQEGGVGTTVKHFVANDAETDRFTVDNRIAPRPLREIYLAPFEAIVKNAHPWGIMTAYNQVNGVTMTEHRYLVNEVLRGEWGFDGYNVSDWMAARSTTGDIEGGLDVAMPGPDTVYGENLAAAVRAGEVAESAVDTAVRNVLRLAARVGALEGAPPAVTEHPATIDGDALAREIARRGFVLVRNEGGVLPLAAGTTVALSGAAARDARVLGGGSAQVFPEHVVSPLDGLAAALPEGALTFSVGADPSEELVPADQGFTLRARCRDAEGRLLGEGSLPNGQVQWIGDDLPEGVTHDELASIEVVGTFIPRESGEHAFGTRGLGAFTLTVAGETVFDGAQVMGPETDPFEAFFGSPVERAKVALTAGQAVEVSLLHTLEKEFAAPLSAVMFSFVHLGPRRDPDELIAEAVEAARTAATAVVVVATTERVESEGFDRKDLALPGRQDDLVRAVAAVNPNTVVVVNSGSPVEMPWREDVAAILLSWFPGQEGGAALADVLTGAEEPGGRLPTTWPVALADVPVTEVTPTEGRLDYTEGVFVGYRAWDKAGAVPAYPFGHGLGYTTWSYESLTAGPDTATVRLTNTGDRTGREIVQLYLAPVDDSVERPARWLAAFASVEAGPGETVEAEIALPRRAFEIWDEDKNDWTLVHGGYEVLAAHSLTDARLSATLEV